The sequence below is a genomic window from Uranotaenia lowii strain MFRU-FL chromosome 2, ASM2978415v1, whole genome shotgun sequence.
TACTCGGACTTACCCCGAGATCCACTACGGGTCGTAAACAATTAAATACTtaataattaaatataaaattctcgTTTCGGTTGAATTAGGTAGTTTTTTCTTAATAGACAAAAGAACCAAACTTAACAAAAATTCTCTCTTCCAGGTCAACCGGAGGAGCAGCAACCGGTATCGCCACCGGTGCGATCCTGCTTTAACGTCGGCGATCGAGTGCAGTGTTGCGTTAGCGATGATAGGCTGATGGCACTGCAACAGGGGCACGGTGGATGGAACCCTCGGATGGCCGAGTACCTGAACAAAGTCGGCATCGTTCATCGGATCACCGACAAAGGTGACATCCGGGTGCAGTACGAGGGCTGCGCAAACCGGTGGACGTTCCACCCGGCCGCCCTAATTAGGATCTATACCTTCAATGTGGGCGATATTGTTACCTTCATCACGGATGCTGCCAAAATGCAACTGCTCCAGAAAGGCCACGGCGAGTGGGTGGAAACGATGCACAATGTACTGGGCAAGTCGGGCAAAGTTATCAAGATCTACTGCGACGGAGACTTGCGGGTGCAACAGCTGGATGAAGATCTGGCCTGGACTGTGAATCCCAAATGTGTCAAATTGGAGCGGGCTCTAGTGTCACAAGCATCGGCCACGGAGCGATCCAACAGTATGATGGATCTAAGCAATCAGCGGACCAACGAACATCACATGACACCACTTTCCGGACTGTCCGGAACGTCTGCCGCTGATCGGTTGGTTCGGGAGGCTGCGCAGGGCAACATGGAGTTTGTGCAGAATTATCTGAGGTGAGTGACGTGGCTTTAAATAGGTAAGTTGGGAAAACGGAgtttattgtttaattttcaaactttttagtgCCAACACCGGAGAAGTGGACTGCGTGAGTGGAGGCAAAACCTGTCTGCAAGTGGCGGCACATCAGGGTCATCTAGAGTTGGTGAAGTATCTTCTGACGTTGGGCGCAAACGTAAACGTGGTCGATAAGGAGGGAGATTCTACACTGCACTACGCCGCTTTCGGGAACCAACCGGATATTATGCGGTTGCTGTTGCAGCGCAATGCAAACATTGATGTGCTAAACTCTTCGCACTGTTCGGCTTTGCACATTTCCGCCCACAAGAAGCCTCCACATTGTGTGAAGGTGTTACTGGAGTTTGGGGCAAATGTGAACGTGCAGGATGCGTACGGAGATACGGCGTTGCACGATGCTATCGGAAAAGAAAACACCGAAGTAGTGGAACTGTTGTGCAACTGTTCAACGCTGGATTTGACTATACGGAACAAGCGAGGTTTCAATGCTCTGCATCATGCGTCGCTGAAGGGTAACGTACAGGCTGCAAGGAATATCATACGGTTGGCTAGGCAATTGGTTAATGTGCGTAAGGACGATGGTTTCAGTGCGTTACACCTGGCGGCGTTGAACGGACATTCGAAGGTGGTCGAGGTGCTGGTGAAGGAAGGCCAAGCTGATATTAATATTAGGAATAATAGGAGACAGACACCGTTTTTGCTAGCGGTTTCTCAGGGGCACATGGCAGTGATTGAGAAATTGGTTGAATTGAAATGCGACATTGCTGCGAAGGATGAAGATGGTGATAATGCGATGCACCTGTGCATCATCAAAAAAGCAAACTTGGTGCAGGAAGTTTCGGAAACCGATTCACCAAAGATCTTTGAAATGTTCCGAGCGATATCATCAATTACCAACGAAAATCGGATGATGTACGCACTGTTATGTTTCCTGTCGCAAGAAGGTTGTCCGCTAGATGTGAATTACAAAGGAGCACGAGTTTTGGATTGGATTCCTAGTCAACACATAAAAGATTTTGTAATCGGACTCGAAAGGAATAGAATAGCGAGGGAAAAAGCTTCCGCTCCTCCGGCTTCAGATCGATCGCTAAACAACTCGAGAGAGGAAGATGATGAACAGCAGCCAATGAATCAGTTGCATTCTAATTTGGAAGCGATGAGTATTGCTGGTAATAATCTAGACGAGAGCGAAGGCAATAACTCGGCTGTACTGCCCGAAGGAGCCTCAAGTCCAGGTGATATTCTCAAATATTGtcataaaatgagaaaatataATAACATATTAACGTTTTATTTACAGGTACAAGTGGTCTAGGTCAATCTAATCCGCCCACGCCAGCCCGAAGAAATCGAGGACACAATCGGGACGGTGTGACAGCAACTCCACCTCCAATTCCGAGTCACCATCCGAATGTCGTTGGGGCTGCCCACGATGATGATTCAAAACGAATAAATATCGAAACCAACAACAGCAGTAGTCATGAAGCAGCCTCATCTGGTCCCAGTGTACCGTTAGATAGTCCAGCACGTTTTCAATCACCAAATAGAGCCTTATCGCCACCTACTGTTATTCCGGCAGCGGGTACTCCTGAAGGAGGAAGTTCATCCAAGCATATCAGCAGGAGACAGTATTCGGATAAAAATCCTCCTGGATCTCCTCCGATTGCTGGGTTGAATAGTGGCAGCAGTAGTCCACCGGTCATCTGCCATCTGCCTCAGGAGTGTATTGTGTGTAACGAAACCTTACTGTTGATCATATTTGAGCCCTGTCAGCATCAGATATCTTGCGAAGAGTGTGGAGTTCGTATGAAGAAATGCCTGTCCTGCGGTGTTTTCATCGAGCGTCGTCTGACTGTAACCGGAAAATCACTGATGAATGCGGTTAAAGACAATCGACAACCATCGGCCGACCGATTACGCTATCTCGAGAGCaaaataatagaaattgaagaaaCACACTGCTGCAGTATCTGCATGGAACGCCGTCGCAATGTGGCATTCTTGTGTGGACATGGCGCTTGCTCTAAATGTGCCGAAACGCTAAAAATCTGTCACATGTGTCGGAAAACAATTACGAAGAAGATCAATCTCTATTAAAAGCAGAGAAAACTGAAAATCCGGGGCAGTGAAGTTACCAAAAACTTGATCTTTACTCTCAAAACTATTCGATTTTCTTCTCGGCATCCTTTCGCTACTCAAGGAACCCTTTCTTAATGCACCTTTGCCGTTTTCACATTAGATAGTGTTTTCTTAACAAATGTTTCCTTTCTATCTACCAAAAATCGACAAACCAATCATTACTACCAGACTAAGTGTAAATAAGCAAATCTATTACCACAGATAAGTGATTTTATGTGCATGTTCTTCCAAGAAATCCcgaaaactgcaaaaaagtGTTTCAAAGACTCTAAcgtaaaaaaagataatttgtatggaaactaggaaaaaaaatcatgaatatcATCGTTTTATATACAGCCAGCTTGCTAGCTTATTGTCTTGGATATACACATTTATGAAACGGTGTGTTGTTGACTCACTCGCCGTTAAAGCAACAGTAACAAGCACTCGCTTTTTCACCTTCtcactttgaaattccataCTTGAATTGTGGCCATTGAGAAACGCGCACCCCAGCACTCGCATTATACGCACTTTTCACGCAAGCACGTTTCTTCACTGTATTTTGTATAGTCAATTATCTATAacctttaaattatttaattttatgttcgCTGATCGCTTATAagctttgaaataaattatattgttttgttttttcgctTCTGTTTTACTACAGCTCAATTGTATTATTATTTCCTTTCAAATTTCTCTCGAAAAAAAGATATTGTTGTTAttctaaaataatatttaaaaaaaaaaaccaatcgaaCAAACAAGTCTATGGACACATACACACAAACCATTTGAATATTGGCAAACTTTAAGATTCAGAGAAGATCTATAGCAAATATTGTAAACACTGAAGACGAAATAAAAACTGAAAGTAAGCTACGCCGCGAAAAAAGCAAAGCAAAATTACACGTATTCGATTGTTATTTGATGCATAATCTAAGCTGAAACAGATGTGAATGACGTTGTTTGTACGCACAGAAGGCAAAAGAAACATACACACACCCATTAATAAACTGATATTTATTTCATtgtatcaaaaaataatttgtaccGTACTTTTTTACTGTGTCCGAAAATCCGTATATCCCTaatagaattttcaaataattagttCTAGATGTGTCTTATGTTTTCATTGGTTTTAATCGTTTGTGTAGTGAGTGTTATAAAAACGATAcctaatttaaaactaattcttAGCTTGCCTGAAAAGGGCTGTAAGCGAGGCTTGCGTGGGATTTTGATTTGACGTGTAAGAATCCCAACCGGAGCAATTTATAGCATTTTTTATAGCTTAAGCCATAGCCATAGACATTTATTGCTGTTgagatgttattttttattttttccatttttataatGCATCTTCTCAAAAACTATGTGTAAAAtcattgaaacttattttcttTAAAGCACTCTAATTTTTAAACGATATTTTTATAGAgctaactttatttttttcttgagggATTTTAAGTGTCGTTATGACTTATTCATCCcgactaaaaatatttaatgagtTCAAAGCGTATAGTCGGTAAATATTATTCTCCAAATTTCATTCCTTAGACATATACATTCTCTAAATTTTCGGAAGCCATTATGAGTGGGACGCATAAATGACTCAGCTGATAATTAGCTCATAATTATCATCGACGCCGTAGGCGATATGCGAAAGCATAAACAAGCAAAGTCTGATTAGCCACATTCTTTTCGGTTTGTAAGTTATTTGCACAAAGTATAAATACTCGGACCGTTAATCGAAGAGATATTTGATTACGCCTGGGGTATAAAAGTAAGCCCGCACTCTCTTCAATCTGCAGGGTAAAAATAAGGCATTAATGACTGATAAAGCCGTTCAAAGTCATCGAAACGATCGCTCGGCCCTTGGAAACCAAGCACTTGAGCTTTTCATCATGAATGGATTAACACTGCACTGGTGTACATACCCCTTCTCGAAGAGATAGTGCAATCAGCTCAGCTTCGAGCGGCGTGCCAGCAAGAGATGAGCAGCTTAGCAATAAACAAGTTCTAGGATGTGTAGGAAAACAGGAAAAGCGAGTCTCATCGATAGTTGAGTTGAGAGATTGAAGTGGTGTTACTAGGGTCACCTGACACGCGCTTAATATTagagtaaatttttatttctccgTTCATTTAGGATGTTATTTagatgattattttcaaattgtgtGTTTTACAGGACATTGCACAGCCAATCTTAGTTTgacttaataataaaaataaagactGAATaattcgggatgaataagccatataaagcatggatcattacaaatctggacgcattgaaacgggtctatctcggagctatgtaaacgaaataaaaatgttttgtaatcaaaatttagggtttttattgcactttaaaggaaaaataataaaaaaaatattccgatgttgttttgatgaatttttgaacttttcgtcgagtaccactcattatagtttggacaccctattcgctgacctcagcagccatttttttccacaatctcttcatctctgttccatccagagtcgtcctaccattcttcttcatcttctgcttgacaattacccaaaaatttttcgatagggcggaattgagggcagttgggtgggttgatgtttttttagacaaaatccacccgttggcccgataccactgtagtacctcttcgctgtagtggcagcttgccaaatctggcgaaaacttaactggtcctttgtgagatctaatgtacgaaaaaaaaaaaagtttttcaggcattcctccttgtacatttcggaatccatggtcttgtttttcacaaaaatcggagtttttcgtccgcagctgcaaataccttgccagatcaaacactttcttgtaaaaaaaacagcaaaaacgaattcgaacttgccggggacatcaccatgaccagtgcagtgcaccactgcagtggttttataaaatttttggccaagaagctgcccaaaatccatctttacgtacgtttcgtcatccatgagggtgcatccgtcgtacttcgctggaatcttgttgtataacttcctggcacgtcctttggctactaaattctgcttcaatgtccagtttggttgcttactggcccgataggatcgtattccttcgcggagactaatccttctgacggtgtaccggtcgacgttgaatttcttggcgatgtcgtagtccgactaccttgtgtttgccttgatcgttctcaacaccttcaaatgcagtttccgatccttaactccactatgacgcttggtatgtgTAGTATCCTTCCGATGTTCCAAGCGGATTTTTCGCCTTTCCAAGGTTCACAGATATTTTCTCCTACACTTCTTTATTCCGCAACAATCACGGATAGAATGAattaacccgaccacgtcggtttttaacgtgagtgtccaaaatttattttcgtctcgcggcttccatcacgtgtaacttttttggaacaaaacgaatcataatgaaattttcagcactgatagaggaaacatttccaaacaaagcactgtcaaaaaattctagatccgacaactaggagcgctatggtataataaacagtgcgtccagatttgtagtgatccatgcttcaGATGCCTAAAatccctcgagaaaaaaaaatactgaataaTATAAAATCAGTTTCATAGATACATTCTTGAAAATTATCTCAAGATCTGCATTTGTacctacaaaattttaaagatttattcgttgttaaattcagaaattttcaaTTGCCTTATCAGATATCTCTGTTTggggttatttttaaattcctcAAAACCTTGGAGCTTGGAAAAAgcttagttttggttcaaaactcatccatgagattttgcagaatttttaagcaacgtttacatgagtaaatttgaactctaatgtttgtgtgggaaatttgaatattttattctaaaaaatcaacagaatttttgtttatattgtgccaatttattaaatctttgaaggaaatttcctactgaacaactttgtcggacATTGTAACtccgtatcttattagacaaaagaGTTATTACTTGTTGAACAGGGgtgtgtcttttggcattgaaaaacaatcaattcaattaacatcactgcaaaacatgattacgtgatatttaatttttagtgtacaactttacaggacatttgctgtaataataaattaatcttcgttaactttcaaggaaaacaatttaaaattacaggttttgttaagtacaggtgattttttttaaaggttgcagttttcagtaacacgtaatagtcaaataTTTATTCTGTGCATGTTTTATTTCTCTTGTCTTAAGTCCTAAGatccaggtctcatgtctaagaACTCAGGCCTCATGTCTAATCTCTCATGTCTAAATTCTAAAGTCCCATTTTTCAAGGCTCATGTCTCAGCTTTCATGACTCAGAGCTCAAGTTTCTAGTCTCAAGCCTTATAGCTTAAATATTTAGGGACGAATCATCcgacaggatgaaaatcccagaaaaaaaacttatagctTATTCCCGGAAACCGTGAACCCAAAAACTCTTGtatcagtatttttttaaaatgttatgactttaaaactaaaatatgtttgtatgtCAATTTTATATACACAAACTATAAACACCTCTCTAGCGACTTTCTTAATCTATCTATCAGACACAGCCTTTCTTTACTCCACTTCTACGATCGTAATTGTCAACCTACACGCTGCATGTTTTGATAAAGCGTTCCAGGGTCAATGTCTAGCTCAAATTACATTCTGCAATTGAGACCGGTTTCGAAAATGCAAATTCTTCCTCTCTGAGTACCTACCCACTTCCGACTACCTACTGTCTTCCTGGCCTACGATAGATTCCTATCTCCTTCATTTCTTCTATCTGTCCGTATCCGTAGGCTGATTGCTAATATGTCGTCACATTTGTTGTAGTTGTTTTTCAGTTATTCGGCGGCTTCTTCTCCTTTTTCTCCGGCAGATGATGTTGGGTGTAAAATAGTTACACCACAGATAGGTGGACCTAATATTCGTCAAGAGTGGGGGGTCAATTAGAGTCGTCTGGTGATAGTTCTGTCTTCTAGACTGTCTGCGTCTTCTCGTCTGTGATTACAGGCTTAGGTTGATAGCCGGTTTAGTAGATAACCAGGGAGCTGTCCAGTCGGGCGGAGGTTCAAGAACACTGACTGCCGAGTCAGTAGTTGAGCAGCAGTGCATCAGTGCAGTTTTGTTGAATTGTTGCAAACTTGGCCGATTTTTCCGTTACATGTCCTAGACCAGTACCTAGTTAATATATAAATTGATCTCAATTATTTGTTCGGCCGCAGAAAGTGTAGAAATAGTTCCCAACAAAAATGCCGCTGAAAATCAAGAACGTCCTTGTGTGTGATGCAGTTGATAATGCATGCGTGAAATTGTTACAAGATAATGGGATCAATGTTAGTTAGACTAAATTATACAAATAAATTGTGCAAATTATAACTTGTGCTTGCGTTTTAGGTGGATTATAAATTAAAACTCACACAAGATCAGTTGATAAAAGAAGTTAAGGTAAGAATCCATCTCAAAGAACAAATATGTTGATATTACTACATTAAAAATGTACAAGCCgtggaatttcaaaaatagttgaACAGAATTTGTATTcggatttaaaatttagattgaaaacttAGAAATCTAGGATAGAACAAATTCAATTTATATTTCTCGATTATCCAGACTTTGCTATTAGAATTTACTCTGATGGGAAATAATGCTCCTGCTTACTCTGatgggtgagtgctcctactttggtcctagagcctactttagtcctaaaatgccgaaaattgtaaataattcattttgcttgTAAAGGATAAAAATGCTGCTATGTGCACattgaactcttattcttcctgaatccttaCATGCCGCTTTTTGTcataaaaagtctttctcataaaattttcaacgttttaaaaaatgtgCCTCCTATTCAGTGGTAAattagacagctcaattagtggggggcgttttgagaaatgagaggaaataaggaaaaatcacgttttttcaGTGTCCAAGCCAATATTTAAAGGGTTATTACTTTCACTATGGAGAATATGAACCAGATtacatatttttcctaaaataaatgaaaatcaatggaaagcccggaaaatttttaaagggtccaaatataggagactttaactttgatgttccatttttagacctaacaTCACAAAAACTTTGTGTGAATACcaaccaaat
It includes:
- the LOC129742157 gene encoding E3 ubiquitin-protein ligase MIB2, which translates into the protein RSKFLSFNLTHRKTCATDDGEGHVGTLCEIGRSGSTHSPEKTVVVNWDSGHRTNYRVGYQKQYDLIVVDNAQIGVKHPNIICDGCNKPGIAGIRFRCADCPNYDLCAACYGNDVHDLEHAFVRYQTANSVGVRVPPRKGAVKIQLKGIFVGARVVRGPDWEWNNQDGGPNKTGRVMEIRGWDNESCRSVANVSWASGSTNVYRLGHKGNVDLRYVQPAVGGYFYKDHMPVLGQPEEQQPVSPPVRSCFNVGDRVQCCVSDDRLMALQQGHGGWNPRMAEYLNKVGIVHRITDKGDIRVQYEGCANRWTFHPAALIRIYTFNVGDIVTFITDAAKMQLLQKGHGEWVETMHNVLGKSGKVIKIYCDGDLRVQQLDEDLAWTVNPKCVKLERALVSQASATERSNSMMDLSNQRTNEHHMTPLSGLSGTSAADRLVREAAQGNMEFVQNYLSANTGEVDCVSGGKTCLQVAAHQGHLELVKYLLTLGANVNVVDKEGDSTLHYAAFGNQPDIMRLLLQRNANIDVLNSSHCSALHISAHKKPPHCVKVLLEFGANVNVQDAYGDTALHDAIGKENTEVVELLCNCSTLDLTIRNKRGFNALHHASLKGNVQAARNIIRLARQLVNVRKDDGFSALHLAALNGHSKVVEVLVKEGQADINIRNNRRQTPFLLAVSQGHMAVIEKLVELKCDIAAKDEDGDNAMHLCIIKKANLVQEVSETDSPKIFEMFRAISSITNENRMMYALLCFLSQEGCPLDVNYKGARVLDWIPSQHIKDFVIGLERNRIAREKASAPPASDRSLNNSREEDDEQQPMNQLHSNLEAMSIAGNNLDESEGNNSAVLPEGASSPGTSGLGQSNPPTPARRNRGHNRDGVTATPPPIPSHHPNVVGAAHDDDSKRINIETNNSSSHEAASSGPSVPLDSPARFQSPNRALSPPTVIPAAGTPEGGSSSKHISRRQYSDKNPPGSPPIAGLNSGSSSPPVICHLPQECIVCNETLLLIIFEPCQHQISCEECGVRMKKCLSCGVFIERRLTVTGKSLMNAVKDNRQPSADRLRYLESKIIEIEETHCCSICMERRRNVAFLCGHGACSKCAETLKICHMCRKTITKKINLY